In Desertifilum tharense IPPAS B-1220, a single window of DNA contains:
- the uvrB gene encoding excinuclease ABC subunit UvrB: MKPFVLKAPFQPTGDQPSAIAQLTQGLQAGDRFQTLLGATGTGKTYTIASTIARIGKPTLVLAHNKTLAAQLCNELREFFPENAVEYFISYYDYYQPEAYIPVSDTYIEKTASINDEIDMLRHSATRSLFERRDAIVVASISCIYGLGMPSEYLKASIPLRMGKELNQRELLRDLASIQYSRNDMEMGRGKFRVRGDVLEIGPAYEDRIVRVEFFGDEIEAIRYVDPVTGEILQSMDALNIYPARHFVTPEERLEEACYAIEAELKERLIQLESEGKLLEAQRLEQRTKYDLELLREVGYCNGVENYSRHLAGRQAGEPPECLIDYFPKDWLLVIDESHVTIPQIRGMYNGDQSRKRVLIDHGFRLPSAADNRPLKAEEFWTKVNQCIFVSATPGNWEIEQSDGRIVEQVIRPTGVIDPEIFVRPTEGQVDDLLGEIKERIKRDERVMVTTLTKRMAEDLTEYLQERGIKVRYLHSEIQSIERIEIIQALRNGEFDVLIGVNLLREGLDLPEVSLVAILDADKEGFLRAERSLIQTIGRAARHVRGQAILYGDNLTDSMIKAMEETERRRGIQTAYNKLHGITPQPIIKKASNSILAFLDVSRRLNAQQLEVVYEQADELPLEEIPQLVTQLEAKMKEAAKNLEFEEAAKYRDRIKHLRDKLLGR, from the coding sequence ATGAAGCCTTTTGTTCTCAAAGCACCGTTTCAACCCACAGGCGATCAACCCAGTGCGATCGCGCAATTAACCCAAGGTTTGCAAGCTGGCGATCGCTTTCAGACCCTTCTCGGCGCGACGGGTACCGGGAAAACCTACACGATCGCCAGTACCATCGCTCGTATTGGCAAACCTACTCTCGTCTTAGCGCACAATAAGACCCTGGCGGCGCAGTTGTGTAATGAGTTGCGCGAGTTCTTCCCAGAAAACGCGGTGGAATACTTCATTAGCTATTACGACTACTACCAGCCAGAGGCGTATATCCCGGTTAGCGATACCTATATTGAAAAGACGGCTTCCATTAACGATGAGATTGATATGCTGCGCCACTCGGCGACGCGATCGCTATTTGAACGCCGAGATGCGATCGTGGTAGCCTCCATTAGCTGCATTTACGGCTTGGGGATGCCTTCAGAATACCTGAAAGCCTCCATCCCCCTGCGGATGGGGAAAGAACTCAACCAGCGCGAACTGCTGCGCGATCTGGCCTCGATTCAATATAGCCGCAACGATATGGAAATGGGGCGCGGTAAATTCCGGGTACGCGGCGATGTCCTGGAAATTGGGCCCGCCTACGAGGATCGGATCGTGCGCGTCGAGTTCTTTGGGGACGAAATTGAGGCTATTCGCTATGTTGACCCCGTAACTGGGGAAATTCTCCAAAGTATGGATGCGTTAAATATCTACCCAGCGCGTCACTTTGTCACCCCAGAGGAACGCTTAGAAGAGGCGTGTTATGCCATTGAAGCCGAACTCAAAGAACGGTTGATTCAGCTCGAAAGCGAAGGGAAACTCTTAGAAGCACAGCGTTTAGAACAGCGCACCAAATACGATTTAGAATTGCTGCGCGAGGTGGGATATTGTAATGGCGTAGAAAACTATTCGCGCCATCTCGCCGGACGCCAAGCCGGAGAACCGCCGGAATGTTTAATTGATTATTTTCCTAAAGATTGGCTATTGGTGATTGATGAATCTCACGTCACTATTCCCCAAATTCGCGGGATGTACAATGGCGACCAATCTCGCAAGCGGGTATTAATCGATCATGGATTTCGTTTACCTTCAGCAGCGGATAATCGTCCGTTGAAAGCAGAAGAGTTTTGGACGAAGGTGAATCAATGCATCTTCGTTTCCGCAACGCCGGGAAATTGGGAAATTGAACAATCAGACGGTCGCATTGTGGAACAGGTGATTCGTCCAACCGGGGTAATCGATCCAGAGATTTTTGTCCGTCCTACAGAGGGTCAGGTGGATGACCTTTTAGGGGAAATCAAAGAACGAATCAAACGCGACGAACGGGTAATGGTGACAACCCTAACGAAGCGGATGGCGGAGGATTTAACGGAATATTTACAAGAACGCGGAATTAAGGTTCGCTATCTCCATTCCGAGATTCAATCGATTGAACGGATTGAAATTATTCAAGCGTTACGAAATGGCGAGTTTGATGTCTTAATTGGGGTGAATTTACTCCGAGAAGGTTTAGATTTACCGGAAGTCTCCCTAGTGGCAATTTTAGATGCAGATAAGGAAGGGTTTTTGCGGGCCGAACGGTCGTTAATTCAAACTATTGGACGCGCAGCGCGTCACGTCCGGGGTCAGGCAATTCTCTATGGGGATAATCTGACCGATAGCATGATTAAAGCGATGGAAGAAACGGAACGACGGCGCGGAATTCAGACCGCTTATAATAAGTTGCATGGGATTACGCCGCAACCGATTATTAAAAAGGCGAGTAATTCTATTCTGGCGTTTCTGGATGTGTCGCGGCGCTTGAATGCTCAACAGTTGGAGGTGGTTTACGAACAAGCGGATGAGTTACCTCTAGAAGAGATTCCCCAACTGGTGACGCAGCTAGAAGCGAAGATGAAGGAAGCGGCGAAAAATCTGGAGTTTGAGGAGGCGGCGAAATATCGCGATCGCATTAAGCATCTTCGCGATAAACTTTTGGGCCGTTAG